In a genomic window of Mycolicibacillus parakoreensis:
- a CDS encoding helicase-associated domain-containing protein, translated as MTDNTPDLPLGSWLTDRSDDQLVTMLTLRPDLAQPPPGSIAALAARAQARQSINAACDELDYLRLAVLDALLVLHADHTPVPMAKLVSLIGERAPEPALRETVTDLTARALVWGEDTLRVAPEAGAGLPWHPGQVTVEHETRSFAEISAALDGLDEPQRTVLDRLVAESPLGRTRDAGPDTPPERPVPRLLAAGLLRQLDHETVILPRAVGQVLRGEQPGPHTLTAPDPVASTTTDAEVDATAAGGILDLLRELDVVLDHLARAPVPELRNGGIGVREARRLAKSTGIAETQLSLILQLAAGAGLIASGLPDPEPDDGDGPFWAPTVGADRFGDLSTAGRWHVLARTWLDLPSRPSLIGRRSPDGKAYGALSAELYSTAAPLDRRLLLRLLAELPPGAGVDAASASAVLVWRRPRWARRLQPDPVADLLEEAHRVGLAGRGALSTPGRLLLDEATAEPTLLDAMERALPAPLDHFLVQADLTVVVPGPLERDLAEELAVVADVESAGAAMVYRVSESSIRRALDVGRTGSGVQAFFERRSRTPVPQGLTYLIDDVARRHGQLRVGIAAAFVRCEDTALLAQAVAGPAAEQAGLRLLAPTVAVAQAPIAEVLTALRAAGFAPAAEDASGTVVDLSPRGARVPSAPQRRFSRPVPPAGPTRDTLGAVVAVLRRTEGGANGPARLDPADTVDLLRRAAADHATVLIGYIDPAGMASQRVISPVAVRGSQLQAWDSTSERMREFAIHRITSAVVTASG; from the coding sequence ATGACCGACAACACCCCGGATCTGCCGTTGGGGTCCTGGCTCACCGACCGGTCCGATGACCAGTTGGTCACCATGTTGACACTGCGGCCCGATCTCGCGCAGCCCCCGCCGGGCAGCATCGCCGCGCTCGCCGCCCGGGCCCAGGCGCGCCAATCGATCAACGCCGCCTGCGATGAGCTGGACTATCTGCGGCTGGCCGTGCTCGATGCCCTGCTGGTGTTGCACGCCGACCACACACCGGTGCCGATGGCGAAGCTGGTGAGCCTCATCGGCGAGCGCGCACCGGAGCCGGCGCTGCGCGAGACGGTCACCGACCTCACCGCACGGGCGCTGGTGTGGGGTGAGGACACCCTGCGGGTCGCCCCCGAGGCGGGCGCGGGTCTGCCGTGGCACCCGGGCCAGGTCACCGTCGAACACGAGACGCGCTCGTTCGCCGAGATCTCGGCCGCCCTCGACGGGCTCGACGAACCGCAACGAACGGTGCTCGATCGGCTCGTCGCGGAGTCGCCGCTGGGCCGGACCCGCGACGCCGGGCCCGACACCCCGCCGGAGCGTCCGGTGCCGCGCTTGCTCGCCGCCGGCCTGCTACGCCAACTCGACCATGAGACGGTCATCCTGCCACGCGCGGTCGGGCAGGTGCTGCGCGGCGAACAGCCCGGACCGCACACGCTGACCGCCCCCGACCCGGTGGCCTCGACCACCACCGACGCCGAGGTCGACGCCACCGCGGCCGGCGGCATCCTGGATCTGCTGCGCGAACTCGACGTCGTGCTCGACCACCTGGCGCGCGCCCCGGTCCCCGAGCTGCGCAACGGCGGGATCGGGGTGCGTGAGGCCCGGCGGCTGGCGAAATCCACCGGGATCGCCGAGACCCAGCTCAGCCTGATCCTGCAGCTCGCCGCGGGCGCCGGGCTCATCGCCAGCGGTCTGCCCGACCCCGAACCCGACGACGGTGACGGGCCGTTCTGGGCACCGACGGTCGGCGCCGACCGGTTCGGTGACCTGAGCACCGCCGGCCGCTGGCACGTGCTGGCCCGCACCTGGCTGGACCTGCCGTCGCGACCGTCGCTGATCGGGCGCCGCAGCCCGGACGGGAAGGCCTACGGCGCGCTGTCGGCGGAGCTGTACTCCACCGCGGCACCGCTGGATCGGCGGCTGCTGCTGCGGCTGTTGGCCGAGTTGCCGCCGGGCGCCGGGGTCGATGCCGCCTCGGCGTCGGCGGTGCTGGTGTGGCGCCGGCCCCGCTGGGCGCGCCGGCTGCAACCCGACCCGGTGGCCGACCTGCTGGAGGAGGCCCACCGGGTCGGGTTGGCCGGGCGGGGCGCGCTGAGCACGCCGGGGCGGTTGCTGCTCGACGAGGCCACCGCGGAGCCCACGCTGCTCGACGCGATGGAGCGGGCGCTGCCCGCCCCGCTCGACCACTTCCTGGTGCAGGCGGACCTGACCGTGGTGGTGCCCGGGCCGCTGGAGCGTGACCTCGCCGAGGAACTCGCGGTCGTCGCCGATGTCGAGTCGGCGGGCGCGGCGATGGTGTACCGGGTCAGCGAGTCCTCGATCCGCCGCGCGCTGGATGTCGGCCGCACCGGCAGCGGGGTGCAGGCGTTCTTCGAACGACGCTCCCGCACCCCGGTGCCGCAGGGATTGACCTATCTCATCGACGACGTCGCGCGCCGCCACGGTCAACTGCGGGTGGGGATCGCCGCGGCGTTCGTGCGCTGCGAGGACACCGCGCTGCTGGCCCAGGCGGTCGCCGGGCCGGCCGCCGAGCAGGCGGGCCTGCGGCTGCTGGCGCCCACGGTGGCCGTCGCCCAGGCGCCGATCGCCGAGGTGCTCACCGCGCTGCGTGCGGCCGGATTCGCCCCGGCCGCCGAGGACGCCAGCGGAACCGTCGTCGACCTCTCGCCGCGCGGGGCGCGGGTGCCCTCGGCGCCGCAGCGCCGGTTCTCCCGGCCGGTGCCCCCGGCCGGGCCCACCCGCGACACCCTCGGCGCCGTCGTCGCGGTGCTGCGCCGCACCGAGGGCGGCGCGAACGGCCCGGCGCGGCTGGATCCGGCCGACACCGTGGACCTGTTGAGACGGGCGGCGGCTGACCATGCCACCGTGCTCATCGGCTACATCGACCCGGCCGGGATGGCCAGCCAGCGGGTGATCTCCCCGGTGGCGGTGCGCGGCAGCCAGTTGCAGGCATGGGACTCCACCTCGGAACGGATGCGCGAATTCGCCATCCACCGCATCACCTCGGCGGTGGTGACCGCATCGGGATAA
- the moaC gene encoding cyclic pyranopterin monophosphate synthase MoaC: MAGAPAPDPAGGLSHLDEHGAAHMVDVTDKSTTRRTAVAAGVFRTSAAVIELISAGGLPKGDALATARLAGVMAAKRTSDLIPLCHQLALTGVDVDFTIGERDVAITAAVRSTDRTGVEMEALTAVSVAGLTLYDMVKAVDREARIDDVRVLRKEGGRHGTWER; this comes from the coding sequence GTGGCTGGAGCACCGGCGCCGGACCCGGCGGGTGGGCTCTCCCACCTCGATGAGCACGGGGCGGCGCACATGGTCGACGTCACCGACAAGTCGACCACCCGGCGCACCGCGGTCGCGGCCGGAGTGTTTCGGACCTCGGCGGCGGTGATCGAGCTGATCTCGGCGGGCGGATTGCCCAAGGGCGACGCGCTGGCCACCGCGCGACTGGCCGGGGTCATGGCCGCCAAGCGCACCAGCGATCTCATCCCGCTCTGCCATCAACTGGCGCTGACCGGGGTGGACGTCGACTTCACCATCGGGGAGCGTGACGTGGCGATCACCGCCGCGGTGCGCAGCACCGACCGCACCGGGGTGGAGATGGAGGCGCTGACCGCGGTCAGCGTGGCGGGGCTGACCCTCTATGACATGGTGAAGGCCGTGGACCGGGAAGCCCGCATCGACGACGTCCGGGTGCTGCGCAAAGAGGGCGGCCGGCACGGAACATGGGAGCGCTGA
- a CDS encoding MogA/MoaB family molybdenum cofactor biosynthesis protein codes for MAERTAHVIVASTRAAAGSYQDRSGPLIADWLAERGFGAVQPQVVADGDPVGRALRDAVGVDLIVTTGGTGISPTDDTPAQTVAMLDYEIPGLADAIRRAGLPKVPTAVLSRGVVGVAGRTLVVNLPGSTGGVKDGLGVLADVLDHALDQLAGGDHTR; via the coding sequence ATGGCTGAGCGGACCGCGCACGTGATCGTCGCCTCGACCCGCGCCGCGGCGGGCAGCTACCAGGACCGGTCGGGCCCGCTCATCGCCGACTGGCTGGCCGAACGCGGCTTCGGTGCGGTCCAGCCCCAGGTGGTCGCCGACGGCGACCCGGTGGGGCGCGCGCTACGCGACGCGGTCGGGGTGGACCTGATCGTCACCACCGGCGGCACCGGCATCTCCCCGACCGACGACACCCCGGCTCAGACGGTCGCGATGCTCGACTACGAGATCCCCGGACTGGCCGATGCGATCCGCCGCGCCGGGTTGCCCAAGGTGCCGACCGCGGTGCTCTCCCGCGGAGTCGTCGGGGTGGCCGGTCGGACCCTGGTGGTGAACCTGCCCGGCTCCACCGGAGGGGTCAAAGACGGCCTCGGTGTGCTCGCCGATGTTCTCGACCACGCCCTGGACCAGCTCGCCGGCGGGGACCACACCCGGTGA
- a CDS encoding molybdenum cofactor biosynthesis protein MoaE, which yields MAEVLRAALTAEPIVLADHEDLVGHRAAGAVVGFVGAVRDHDHGQSVLRLEYSAHPSAQEALAAAVAEVAAAAEGVRAVAASHRIGTLYIGDAALVAAVAADHRREAFATCALLVDTVKARLPVWKHQFFADGTDEWVNSA from the coding sequence ATGGCCGAAGTGTTGCGTGCGGCGCTGACCGCCGAGCCGATCGTGCTCGCCGACCACGAGGACCTGGTGGGGCACCGCGCGGCCGGGGCGGTGGTCGGTTTCGTCGGGGCGGTCCGCGACCACGACCACGGTCAATCGGTGCTCCGCCTGGAGTACTCGGCGCACCCGTCGGCGCAGGAGGCGCTCGCCGCCGCGGTCGCCGAGGTCGCCGCAGCGGCCGAAGGCGTGCGCGCCGTGGCGGCCAGCCATCGCATCGGAACCCTGTACATCGGTGATGCCGCGCTGGTGGCCGCGGTGGCGGCCGACCATCGGCGGGAGGCGTTCGCGACCTGCGCGCTGCTGGTCGACACCGTCAAGGCGCGGCTGCCGGTCTGGAAACACCAATTCTTCGCCGACGGCACCGACGAGTGGGTCAACTCCGCCTGA
- a CDS encoding transglycosylase family protein, with the protein MSGRHRKPSQSNYSVAKIAVTGAVLGGGGFALAGHAAAATDGEWDRVADCESSGNWDINTGNGYQGGLQFAPSTWSAHGGGEFAPSAHLASKNEQILVAERVLATQGRGAWPVCGTGLSAATERTLPPEDLPPPAEEVPPPPADLPPWELPPPPADLPPPAEEVPPPPADLPPWELPPPPADDVPPPPADLPPPPADGPPPAPEDLPPPPADDVPPPPADLPPGELPPPPADAPPVAEDVPPPPADLPPPPPADLPPGELPPPPADDVPPPPADLPPPPADLPPPPADGPPAMEAFTAVPPSDLPPADPGALPDLQAVPQPVFDVANQLMTGESPEGLDLPQEMPRGNDIPLDLAGHPDAGYVQELWQAMQDQGITDPEAMAALADPEAQPI; encoded by the coding sequence ATGAGTGGACGGCATCGCAAGCCCAGCCAGTCGAACTACAGCGTCGCCAAGATCGCGGTCACCGGGGCCGTGCTCGGTGGTGGCGGTTTCGCCCTCGCCGGGCACGCCGCCGCGGCCACCGACGGCGAGTGGGACCGGGTCGCCGACTGCGAGTCCAGTGGCAACTGGGACATCAACACCGGCAACGGCTACCAGGGCGGGCTGCAGTTCGCACCGAGCACCTGGAGCGCCCACGGTGGCGGTGAGTTCGCGCCGAGCGCGCACCTCGCCAGCAAGAACGAGCAGATCCTGGTGGCCGAGCGCGTGCTGGCCACGCAGGGCCGCGGCGCCTGGCCGGTCTGCGGCACCGGCCTGTCGGCCGCGACCGAGCGCACCCTGCCGCCCGAGGACCTGCCCCCGCCCGCCGAGGAGGTTCCGCCCCCACCGGCGGATCTGCCCCCGTGGGAACTGCCGCCCCCGCCCGCGGACCTGCCCCCGCCGGCCGAGGAGGTTCCGCCCCCGCCGGCCGATCTGCCCCCGTGGGAACTGCCGCCGCCGCCCGCGGACGACGTCCCGCCCCCACCGGCCGACCTGCCGCCGCCCCCGGCCGACGGGCCGCCGCCGGCACCCGAAGACCTTCCGCCCCCACCGGCCGACGACGTCCCGCCCCCACCGGCGGACCTGCCCCCGGGGGAACTGCCGCCCCCGCCCGCGGACGCGCCGCCGGTCGCCGAGGACGTTCCGCCGCCGCCGGCCGACCTGCCCCCGCCCCCACCGGCGGATCTGCCCCCAGGGGAACTGCCGCCCCCGCCCGCGGACGACGTCCCGCCCCCGCCGGCTGACCTGCCGCCTCCGCCGGCCGACCTGCCGCCGCCCCCGGCCGACGGGCCGCCGGCCATGGAGGCGTTCACCGCGGTGCCGCCGTCGGATCTGCCGCCCGCCGACCCGGGTGCGCTGCCCGACCTGCAGGCGGTGCCGCAACCGGTGTTCGACGTCGCCAACCAGCTGATGACCGGGGAGAGCCCGGAGGGACTGGACCTGCCCCAGGAGATGCCGCGCGGCAACGACATTCCGCTCGACCTCGCCGGGCACCCGGACGCCGGCTACGTCCAGGAGCTCTGGCAGGCCATGCAGGATCAGGGGATCACCGACCCCGAGGCGATGGCCGCGCTGGCCGACCCCGAGGCTCAGCCCATCTGA
- a CDS encoding MoaD/ThiS family protein has translation MSTPVEITVRYFAAARAAAATDCEQVAVPTDATVAQLVDELSARNEQLARVLPRCSYLSDGVAVRDPATRLRAGTVIDVLPPFAGG, from the coding sequence GTGAGCACACCGGTCGAGATCACCGTGCGCTACTTCGCGGCGGCCCGGGCGGCGGCGGCCACCGACTGCGAGCAGGTGGCGGTCCCCACCGACGCCACCGTCGCACAGTTGGTCGACGAGCTCAGCGCCCGCAACGAGCAGCTGGCGCGGGTGTTGCCGCGCTGTTCCTACCTCTCCGACGGGGTGGCGGTCCGCGACCCGGCCACCCGGCTGCGGGCGGGCACGGTGATCGACGTCCTGCCGCCGTTCGCCGGCGGATGA
- the moaA gene encoding GTP 3',8-cyclase MoaA has translation MTLTSPLGVPTVPRQRAHPAAAPTHGPLIDTYGRVATDLRVSLTDRCNLRCTYCMPAEGVPWLPAKQLLEPHETIRLIRIGVTRLGITNVRFTGGEPLVARHLEEVITATAALQPRPEIAMTTNAVGLAARAHTLKAAGLDRVNVSLDSVDRKHYASITRRDRLDDVLAGLAAAKTAHLEPVKVNAVLDPETGLHDAVELVRYCLGNELQLRMIEQMPLDAGHRWTRSSILTADEVLGALREQFTVEPDSAPRGSAPAELWRVTEEATGQTGLVGLIASVSHPFCGSCDRTRLTPDGQIRSCLFAREESDLRGLLRSGADDDAIEAAWRVAMWGKPAGHGINDPDFIQPHRPMSAIGG, from the coding sequence ATGACCTTGACGAGCCCCTTGGGCGTCCCCACGGTGCCGCGCCAGCGCGCCCACCCGGCGGCGGCGCCGACCCACGGTCCGCTGATCGACACCTACGGTCGGGTCGCCACCGACCTGCGGGTCTCGCTGACCGACCGCTGCAATCTGCGCTGTACCTATTGCATGCCCGCCGAAGGGGTGCCGTGGCTGCCCGCCAAACAGTTGTTGGAGCCCCACGAGACGATCCGGTTGATCCGGATCGGCGTGACCCGGCTGGGCATCACCAATGTGCGGTTCACCGGGGGTGAGCCGTTGGTGGCGCGTCACCTCGAGGAGGTGATCACCGCCACGGCCGCGTTGCAGCCCCGCCCCGAGATCGCCATGACCACCAACGCGGTCGGCTTGGCCGCTCGTGCCCACACGCTCAAGGCGGCCGGGCTGGATCGCGTCAACGTCTCCCTCGACAGCGTGGACCGCAAGCATTACGCCTCGATCACCCGCCGTGACCGTCTCGACGACGTGCTGGCCGGGCTGGCGGCCGCCAAAACGGCACATCTTGAGCCGGTGAAGGTCAACGCGGTGCTCGACCCCGAGACCGGGTTGCACGACGCCGTCGAGTTGGTGCGCTACTGCCTCGGCAACGAGTTGCAGCTGCGGATGATCGAGCAGATGCCGCTGGACGCCGGGCACCGCTGGACGCGCAGCTCCATCCTGACCGCCGACGAGGTGCTGGGCGCGCTACGGGAGCAGTTCACCGTCGAGCCGGATTCCGCGCCGCGCGGGTCGGCGCCCGCCGAGTTGTGGCGGGTCACCGAGGAGGCCACCGGGCAGACCGGGCTGGTCGGTCTGATCGCCTCGGTGTCGCACCCGTTCTGCGGCAGTTGTGACCGCACTCGGCTCACCCCCGACGGGCAGATCCGCAGTTGCCTGTTCGCCCGCGAGGAGAGCGATCTGCGCGGCCTGCTGCGGTCCGGCGCCGACGACGACGCCATCGAGGCCGCCTGGCGGGTGGCGATGTGGGGCAAACCGGCCGGCCACGGCATCAACGACCCCGACTTCATCCAACCCCACCGGCCGATGAGCGCGATCGGCGGGTGA
- a CDS encoding cold-shock protein, translated as MPTGKVKWYDAEKGFGFLSQEDGEDVYVRATALPAGVETLKTGQRVEFGMAAGRRGPQALSLTLIDPPPSVSKPRRDAPVGHKHSPDELHGMVEDMITLLEGAVQPELRKGRYPDRKTARRVSEVVKAVARELDA; from the coding sequence GTGCCTACCGGCAAGGTGAAGTGGTACGACGCCGAGAAGGGTTTCGGCTTCCTGTCCCAGGAGGACGGCGAAGACGTCTATGTGCGGGCCACCGCACTGCCCGCCGGCGTGGAGACCCTCAAGACCGGTCAGCGGGTCGAGTTCGGGATGGCCGCCGGCCGTCGTGGGCCGCAGGCGCTGAGCCTGACCTTGATCGACCCGCCGCCGAGCGTGTCCAAGCCGCGCCGCGACGCCCCGGTTGGGCACAAACACAGCCCCGACGAGTTGCACGGCATGGTCGAGGACATGATCACCCTGCTCGAAGGGGCGGTGCAGCCCGAGCTGCGCAAGGGGCGCTACCCCGACCGCAAGACGGCGCGGCGGGTCTCCGAGGTGGTCAAGGCGGTCGCGCGCGAACTCGACGCCTGA
- a CDS encoding acyl-CoA dehydrogenase family protein has protein sequence MAQHVQVSEEQARAVAEESRESGWDKPSFAKELFLGRMPMELIDPFPQPSPEDTRRTDDFLAVLREFLDTVDGAVIERDDRVPDHYVNGLAALGCFGMKIPAEYGGLAMSQVAYNRALMLVSSVHPTLGALLSAHQSIGVPEPLKLAGSEEQKRRFLPRCAAGAISAFLLTEPDVGSDPARLAATATPVDGGDGYELEGVKLWTTNGVIADLLVVMARVPHGDGHRGGVSAFVLEADSPGITVERRNAFMGLRGIENGVTRLHRVRVPAQNLIGREGDGLKIALTTLNAGRLAIPAMATGAAKWSLKIAREWSGARVQWGKPVGEHGAVASKIAYIAATCYALESVLELSGQMADEGRNDIRIEAALAKLWSSEMGCTIGDELLQIRGGRGYETAESLAARGERAVGVEQSVRDLRINRIFEGSSEIMRLLIAREAVDTHLSVAGELADPRAGLRAKARAAAGASGFYSRWLPRLAAGAGLWPGSYREFGSLAPQLRYIERSSRKLARHTFYGMARWQGGLEQKQGFLGRVVDIGAELFAMAATCVRARAQRDAGTEAGEAFALAGLFCRQAALRVEALFDALWTNTDSADARLARDVLDGRFTWLEAGILDPSEGTGPWVAHWEPGPSEQSSVARKISTPGPVAS, from the coding sequence ATGGCACAACACGTGCAGGTCAGTGAGGAACAGGCTCGGGCCGTCGCCGAAGAATCCCGCGAAAGCGGCTGGGACAAGCCGTCGTTCGCCAAAGAGCTCTTTTTGGGTCGCATGCCGATGGAGCTCATCGATCCGTTTCCGCAGCCGTCACCGGAGGACACCCGGCGCACCGACGATTTCCTGGCGGTGCTGCGCGAGTTCCTCGACACCGTCGACGGCGCCGTCATCGAACGCGACGACCGGGTGCCCGACCACTACGTCAACGGGCTTGCCGCACTGGGCTGTTTCGGGATGAAGATCCCGGCCGAATACGGCGGGTTGGCGATGTCGCAGGTCGCCTACAACCGGGCGCTGATGCTGGTCTCCAGCGTGCATCCCACCCTCGGTGCGCTGCTCAGCGCCCACCAGTCGATCGGTGTACCGGAGCCGCTGAAGCTCGCCGGCAGCGAGGAACAAAAACGTCGGTTCCTGCCGCGGTGCGCCGCCGGGGCGATCTCGGCGTTTTTGCTCACCGAGCCCGATGTCGGCTCCGACCCGGCGCGGCTGGCCGCCACAGCCACCCCGGTGGACGGCGGAGACGGCTACGAACTCGAGGGCGTCAAACTGTGGACCACCAACGGGGTCATCGCCGACCTGCTGGTGGTGATGGCCCGGGTGCCGCACGGCGATGGGCACCGCGGCGGGGTGAGCGCGTTTGTCCTCGAGGCGGATTCGCCCGGCATCACCGTGGAACGCCGCAACGCGTTCATGGGTCTGCGCGGCATCGAAAACGGTGTCACCCGGCTGCATCGGGTGCGCGTGCCGGCGCAGAACCTGATCGGGCGGGAGGGCGATGGCCTCAAGATCGCGTTGACCACCCTCAACGCCGGGCGGCTGGCGATCCCGGCGATGGCCACCGGCGCGGCCAAATGGTCGTTGAAGATCGCGCGCGAATGGTCCGGTGCACGTGTGCAGTGGGGCAAGCCGGTCGGTGAACACGGCGCGGTCGCCAGCAAGATCGCCTACATCGCCGCGACCTGCTACGCGCTGGAATCGGTGCTGGAGCTGTCCGGGCAGATGGCCGACGAGGGGCGCAACGACATCCGCATCGAGGCCGCGCTGGCCAAGCTGTGGTCCAGCGAGATGGGGTGCACCATCGGCGATGAACTGCTGCAGATCCGCGGCGGGCGCGGGTATGAGACCGCCGAATCGTTGGCGGCGCGCGGTGAGCGCGCGGTCGGAGTGGAACAGTCGGTGCGTGATCTGCGGATCAACCGGATCTTCGAGGGCTCCAGCGAGATCATGCGCCTGCTGATCGCGCGGGAAGCCGTCGACACCCACCTCAGCGTGGCCGGGGAGTTGGCCGATCCCCGCGCCGGTCTGCGGGCCAAGGCGCGCGCCGCCGCCGGCGCCAGCGGGTTTTACAGCCGCTGGCTGCCCCGGCTGGCCGCCGGCGCGGGCCTGTGGCCGGGCTCCTACCGGGAGTTCGGATCACTGGCCCCGCAGTTGCGCTACATCGAGCGGTCGTCCCGCAAACTGGCGCGCCACACGTTCTACGGCATGGCCCGCTGGCAGGGCGGCCTGGAGCAAAAGCAAGGGTTTCTGGGTCGCGTCGTCGATATCGGCGCCGAACTTTTCGCGATGGCGGCGACCTGTGTGCGCGCGCGGGCACAGCGCGACGCCGGCACCGAGGCCGGCGAAGCGTTCGCGTTGGCAGGGTTGTTCTGCCGCCAAGCCGCCCTGCGCGTCGAGGCGTTGTTCGACGCGCTGTGGACCAACACCGACAGCGCCGACGCGCGCCTGGCCCGCGACGTGCTCGACGGTCGCTTCACCTGGCTGGAGGCGGGAATCCTCGATCCCAGCGAAGGCACCGGGCCGTGGGTGGCGCACTGGGAGCCGGGCCCATCGGAGCAGTCCAGCGTGGCACGCAAGATCTCCACACCCGGCCCGGTGGCAAGCTGA
- a CDS encoding glutathione S-transferase family protein — protein MASYVSGGEFTRDTNYIDTRITADGRDGYPVEPGRYRLIVARACPWANRAIIVRRLLGLEDALSIGFCGPVHDQRSWTFDLDPGGVDPVLKIPRLQDAYFARIPDYPKGITVPAIVDVPTGAVVTNDFAAMTLDLSTEWGAYHRPGAPELYPEARRDEIDEVAHRIYTEINNGVYRAGFAGTQQAYEAAYDRLFSALDWVSERLTTQRYLVGDTLTEADVRLFTTLARFDPVYHGHFKCNRQKLTEFPVLWAYARDLFQTPGFGDTVDFAQIKQHYYVVHADLNPTRIVPKGPELASWLTPHGRETLGGRPFGDGTAPGPPRSDETVPAGHGAG, from the coding sequence ATGGCCTCCTACGTCTCCGGCGGGGAATTCACCCGCGACACCAACTACATCGACACCCGCATCACCGCCGACGGGCGGGACGGCTACCCGGTGGAACCCGGCCGGTACCGGCTGATCGTGGCGCGCGCCTGCCCGTGGGCCAACCGCGCGATCATCGTGCGGCGGCTGCTGGGCCTCGAGGACGCCCTCTCGATCGGGTTCTGCGGACCCGTCCACGACCAGCGCAGCTGGACCTTCGACCTCGACCCCGGCGGCGTCGACCCGGTGTTGAAGATCCCCCGGTTGCAGGACGCCTACTTCGCGCGGATCCCCGACTACCCCAAGGGCATCACGGTGCCGGCGATCGTCGACGTGCCCACCGGGGCGGTCGTCACCAACGATTTCGCCGCGATGACCCTGGACCTGTCGACCGAGTGGGGCGCCTACCACCGTCCCGGCGCCCCCGAGCTGTATCCCGAGGCCCGGCGCGACGAGATCGACGAGGTGGCCCACCGGATCTACACCGAGATCAACAACGGTGTCTACCGTGCCGGTTTCGCCGGCACCCAGCAGGCCTACGAGGCCGCCTACGACCGGTTGTTCAGCGCGCTGGATTGGGTGAGCGAACGGTTGACCACCCAGCGCTACCTGGTGGGAGACACCCTCACCGAGGCCGATGTGCGGCTGTTCACCACCCTGGCCCGATTCGACCCCGTCTATCACGGGCATTTCAAATGCAACCGGCAGAAGCTCACCGAGTTCCCGGTGCTGTGGGCCTACGCGCGCGACCTGTTCCAGACCCCCGGGTTCGGCGACACCGTCGACTTCGCGCAGATCAAACAGCACTACTACGTCGTACACGCCGACCTCAACCCGACCCGGATCGTGCCGAAGGGCCCGGAACTGGCGAGCTGGCTGACCCCGCACGGCCGGGAGACGTTGGGCGGGCGCCCCTTCGGGGACGGCACCGCGCCCGGGCCGCCGCGGTCCGACGAGACGGTCCCGGCCGGACACGGCGCGGGGTAG
- a CDS encoding DUF2771 domain-containing protein has translation MKRNLAVLVVVLTVLASAGAGVGAWLALRDHGAQAPQISVYSNRHLVRVGPYFTCEVLDLTDCQTPKDQGELPVTERGVVQLGVPEAIGAAPWRLLEVYQDGETARTFRSGSRLAVTIPTVDPHLGRLNGIAVQLLTVIALPDGQLASAAHAEWSVAMVWPDAVTP, from the coding sequence GTGAAGCGCAACCTGGCCGTGCTGGTCGTGGTCCTCACGGTGCTGGCCTCGGCCGGCGCCGGGGTCGGGGCGTGGCTGGCGCTGCGCGACCACGGCGCGCAGGCCCCGCAGATCAGCGTCTACTCCAACCGGCACCTGGTGCGGGTGGGGCCCTATTTCACCTGCGAAGTACTCGACCTCACCGATTGCCAGACCCCCAAGGACCAGGGCGAATTGCCGGTCACCGAGCGCGGGGTGGTGCAGTTGGGGGTGCCCGAGGCGATCGGCGCCGCCCCCTGGCGGCTGCTGGAGGTCTACCAGGACGGCGAGACCGCGCGGACGTTTCGCTCCGGAAGCCGCCTGGCGGTGACGATCCCGACGGTCGATCCGCATCTGGGCCGGCTCAACGGCATCGCGGTGCAGTTGCTCACCGTTATCGCCCTGCCCGACGGGCAGTTGGCCAGCGCCGCGCACGCCGAGTGGTCGGTGGCGATGGTCTGGCCGGACGCGGTCACGCCCTGA